A DNA window from Pseudarthrobacter sp. W1I19 contains the following coding sequences:
- a CDS encoding leucyl aminopeptidase translates to MVKNTEINLSTLTRDLKKSPSDAVVIGVGKGTDGPVLLDNPLTAKSAEALADSLKSLGITGAADQIVRLPGLPETGAGILVLAGTGSVAAGKPLTEEALRRAAGSAVRQLAGLATVVLALPTASVADVAAVAEGAALGAYSFTEFRSSTDGLKDPVKNAVIFTDLAANDGVNSALKRAGLLGKAVNATRSLVNQPPSHLYPETFAEAAKDLAKGLPVKVTVWDEKRLEKEGFGGIMGVGKGSARQPRLVKVEYSPAKATSKIALVGKGITFDTGGISIKPALGMGDMKSDMAGAAVVLNTVLALAGLGLPVKATAWLCIAENMPSGAASRPADVLTMFGGKTVEVLNTDAEGRLVMADGIVAASREYPDAIIDVATLTGAQLIALGNRTAGVMGSDSVTGPLKAAADRAGELVWPMPLPEELRPSLDSQVADLANIGERHGGMMTAAVFLREFVGKGKDGEQIPWAHIDIAGPSFNNGSPYGYTHKQGTGCTVRTLVAYVEDILAAAA, encoded by the coding sequence GTGGTCAAGAATACTGAAATCAACCTTAGTACCCTCACCAGGGACCTGAAGAAGAGCCCCAGTGACGCAGTGGTCATCGGCGTGGGGAAGGGCACTGACGGTCCGGTGCTCCTGGACAACCCGCTGACGGCCAAGAGTGCCGAGGCCCTGGCCGACTCCCTCAAGTCGCTGGGCATCACGGGCGCCGCTGACCAGATCGTCCGCCTTCCCGGCCTCCCGGAAACGGGTGCCGGAATTCTGGTCCTCGCCGGCACAGGCAGCGTCGCGGCCGGAAAGCCGCTTACGGAAGAAGCACTCCGCCGCGCTGCGGGCTCCGCGGTCCGCCAGCTTGCCGGCCTCGCCACGGTTGTCCTGGCACTTCCGACGGCGTCCGTCGCCGATGTCGCGGCCGTCGCCGAAGGTGCCGCGCTGGGCGCCTATTCCTTCACCGAATTCCGGTCCTCCACGGACGGGCTGAAGGACCCGGTCAAAAATGCCGTCATCTTCACGGACCTGGCTGCCAACGACGGCGTCAATTCGGCGCTTAAGCGTGCCGGGCTGCTGGGCAAAGCCGTAAACGCCACCCGGTCACTGGTGAACCAACCGCCCAGCCACCTCTACCCGGAGACGTTCGCCGAGGCAGCAAAGGACCTGGCCAAGGGCCTGCCCGTCAAAGTCACGGTGTGGGATGAGAAGCGGCTGGAAAAGGAAGGCTTCGGCGGCATCATGGGCGTCGGCAAAGGCTCGGCCCGCCAGCCCCGCCTGGTCAAGGTCGAATACTCCCCGGCCAAGGCAACCTCGAAGATCGCCCTCGTCGGCAAGGGCATCACGTTCGACACCGGCGGCATATCCATCAAGCCGGCCCTCGGCATGGGCGACATGAAAAGCGACATGGCCGGCGCCGCCGTCGTCCTTAACACTGTCCTGGCCCTCGCCGGACTGGGCCTGCCGGTCAAGGCGACCGCGTGGCTCTGCATTGCAGAGAACATGCCGTCCGGTGCGGCGTCCCGCCCGGCCGACGTGCTCACCATGTTCGGCGGCAAAACCGTTGAGGTCCTGAACACCGACGCCGAGGGCCGCCTGGTGATGGCCGACGGCATCGTGGCCGCCAGCCGCGAATATCCGGACGCCATCATCGACGTCGCCACACTCACCGGTGCACAGCTGATCGCCCTGGGCAACCGCACCGCCGGAGTGATGGGTTCGGACAGCGTCACGGGCCCCCTGAAGGCCGCGGCGGACCGCGCAGGGGAACTCGTCTGGCCCATGCCGCTGCCCGAGGAACTGCGCCCCAGCCTCGATTCACAGGTCGCTGACCTGGCCAACATCGGCGAACGCCACGGCGGCATGATGACTGCGGCCGTTTTCCTGCGCGAATTCGTGGGTAAGGGCAAGGACGGGGAACAGATCCCCTGGGCCCACATCGACATCGCCGGGCCTTCCTTCAACAACGGAAGCCCCTACGGCTACACCCACAAGCAGGGAACGGGCTGCACGGTCCGGACCCTGGTGGCCTATGTAGAGGACATCCTGGCAGCAGCCGCCTGA
- a CDS encoding DUF4192 domain-containing protein, with translation MTYPERLTVRGPEDILGFIPHSLGYWPANSLVAMTLQGKRLGATLRLDLPGPAVLADPAAFANTVAGYLAADEHADGTLLALFTNNGWLSGPGCYDGLLFSLEAALSGARMPVKEAWYVGDRYWRDAWCTDPACCPLPGRPLEQIRDSLLNTEMVFRGSSVGPPPEERQPRTVPSLYRAAVLEAEAAWAARLDCRRRSRAQFDAVLAVWTGLLAGVPEELGQPLVERDAFLRASLLVPAWRDAVLVMAAAGQAAAAAGAEEFGNFDEQPGPEPVVFTDVVSSGTEPAETDPAGAPSSTGGLPAPDTPLRTGQQLGTPGYGDVLMGHEPPVPQWLSMDALDLVLGQLALPGGAPAAAALTGRGWIAWCRGRGSYAAAYFEEALEIDSGYRLAELLLELVRRGTLCGLGGPEGGSLAEIRPGCRLKPIVPWPVGQADGPWGGPIRGNVRQWLPRPGWVRVSSACKWSFRGTLQPLRQFYL, from the coding sequence ATGACATATCCAGAGCGCCTTACAGTCCGCGGCCCGGAAGACATCCTGGGCTTCATTCCGCACTCGTTGGGTTACTGGCCGGCCAACAGCCTGGTGGCCATGACGCTGCAGGGCAAGAGGCTGGGTGCAACCCTCCGGCTGGATCTTCCGGGGCCGGCGGTGCTGGCTGACCCGGCTGCATTCGCCAACACGGTGGCCGGGTACCTGGCGGCAGACGAGCACGCCGACGGCACCCTGCTGGCTCTTTTTACCAACAACGGCTGGCTGTCCGGGCCGGGATGCTATGACGGGCTGCTGTTCAGCCTTGAAGCGGCGCTGTCAGGAGCCCGAATGCCCGTGAAGGAGGCCTGGTACGTGGGGGACCGCTACTGGCGGGACGCCTGGTGCACGGATCCCGCGTGCTGCCCGCTGCCGGGGCGGCCCCTGGAACAGATCCGGGACAGCCTGCTCAACACGGAAATGGTGTTCCGTGGAAGCAGCGTGGGGCCGCCACCGGAGGAACGGCAACCACGAACTGTCCCCAGCCTGTACCGTGCAGCTGTTCTGGAGGCCGAGGCTGCCTGGGCAGCCCGGCTCGACTGCCGGCGGCGGAGCCGGGCGCAGTTTGACGCGGTGCTGGCCGTCTGGACCGGCTTGCTCGCGGGCGTGCCGGAGGAGTTGGGCCAGCCGCTGGTGGAGCGGGACGCCTTCCTGCGGGCCTCGCTGCTGGTGCCTGCCTGGCGCGACGCTGTCCTGGTGATGGCGGCGGCCGGACAAGCAGCTGCCGCAGCCGGAGCTGAAGAGTTCGGAAACTTTGATGAGCAGCCGGGACCTGAACCCGTGGTTTTTACGGACGTTGTTTCATCCGGGACCGAGCCGGCGGAGACCGATCCAGCCGGGGCTCCATCATCAACCGGGGGACTCCCGGCCCCTGACACCCCGCTAAGAACGGGACAACAACTGGGGACTCCCGGTTACGGTGATGTCCTCATGGGGCATGAGCCGCCAGTCCCGCAGTGGCTGAGCATGGACGCGCTCGATTTGGTCCTGGGGCAGCTGGCCCTCCCGGGCGGGGCGCCGGCTGCGGCCGCACTAACGGGAAGAGGCTGGATTGCCTGGTGCCGCGGGCGCGGCTCGTACGCCGCTGCGTATTTCGAGGAAGCGCTGGAGATCGACTCCGGCTACCGGCTGGCCGAACTGCTGCTGGAGCTGGTGCGCCGCGGTACTTTGTGCGGGTTGGGCGGCCCGGAAGGAGGCAGCCTGGCAGAAATTCGGCCCGGATGCCGCCTGAAGCCCATTGTTCCCTGGCCTGTTGGCCAGGCAGACGGACCATGGGGAGGTCCTATTCGGGGAAACGTGAGACAATGGTTGCCGAGACCCGGTTGGGTCCGTGTATCAAGTGCCTGTAAATGGTCCTTTCGGGGAACATTACAGCCGCTCCGGCAGTTCTATTTATAG
- a CDS encoding nitrate/nitrite transporter, producing the protein MTAPRAWLIWTIGIFGYLVAVCQRTSFGVVGLEATERFHASAAAISFFTVLQLLVYAGLQIPVGLLVDRFGSRAMIAGGAVLMGLGQLQLAFADSIPGGVAGRVLVGAGDAMTFISVIRLIPLWFAPARVPLVTQLTGMSGQLGQLFSVLPFAFVLHCAGWSPAFLMLAGMSGLAVVLVVLLLQDVPPGTARPEAQQGLKATGASLARAWRQPGTRLGLWSHFTIQFSGTVFAMTWGYPFLISGQGLDAGTVAALMALYVAAAMAVGPFIGRFVSRHPLRRSTMVLLIAAATAGAWAAVLLTPGRSPLWLLAGLVMVLAIGGPGSMIGFDFARTFNPAHRIGTATGIVNVGGFIAALVAIFLIGLVLDVLYASGFSNGELYGLAPFRIALSVQFVLLGFGVVAMLVCRRKVRRQMAAQGVVVPPLRSALARQRRENLARRSKAAAADD; encoded by the coding sequence GTGACTGCACCCCGAGCCTGGCTGATCTGGACCATTGGAATCTTCGGGTACCTCGTGGCCGTTTGCCAGCGCACCTCCTTCGGGGTAGTGGGTTTGGAAGCTACGGAACGCTTCCATGCCAGTGCCGCCGCGATCTCGTTCTTCACCGTCCTCCAGCTCCTTGTCTACGCCGGACTCCAGATACCGGTGGGGCTGCTGGTGGACCGCTTCGGGTCCCGCGCCATGATCGCCGGTGGTGCCGTGCTGATGGGCCTCGGCCAGCTTCAGCTGGCCTTCGCCGACAGCATCCCCGGCGGCGTGGCAGGCCGCGTCCTGGTGGGTGCCGGGGACGCCATGACCTTCATTTCGGTGATCCGGCTGATTCCGCTCTGGTTCGCTCCCGCCCGGGTCCCGCTGGTCACGCAGCTGACCGGGATGTCCGGGCAGTTGGGACAGCTGTTCAGTGTCCTCCCGTTCGCGTTCGTCCTACACTGTGCCGGCTGGAGCCCGGCGTTCCTGATGCTGGCCGGGATGTCCGGACTCGCCGTCGTCCTGGTGGTTCTGCTCCTGCAGGATGTGCCGCCCGGCACCGCCCGGCCGGAGGCGCAGCAGGGCCTGAAAGCCACCGGCGCCTCGCTGGCCCGCGCGTGGCGCCAGCCTGGGACGCGGCTGGGTCTGTGGAGCCACTTCACCATCCAGTTCAGCGGCACCGTTTTTGCGATGACATGGGGCTACCCTTTCCTGATATCCGGACAAGGCCTGGACGCCGGAACGGTTGCCGCCCTGATGGCACTGTACGTGGCGGCCGCCATGGCGGTAGGCCCCTTTATCGGACGCTTTGTCTCCCGCCACCCGCTGCGGCGTTCCACCATGGTCCTCCTGATAGCCGCCGCTACTGCCGGGGCCTGGGCCGCTGTCCTGCTGACGCCGGGGCGTTCGCCGCTGTGGCTTCTGGCCGGCCTGGTCATGGTGCTTGCTATCGGCGGCCCGGGCTCGATGATCGGCTTCGACTTTGCGCGGACCTTCAACCCGGCCCACCGGATCGGGACGGCCACCGGCATTGTCAACGTGGGGGGCTTCATCGCCGCGCTCGTTGCCATCTTCCTCATCGGCCTGGTGCTGGACGTGCTGTACGCCAGCGGGTTCTCCAATGGAGAGCTGTACGGGCTGGCTCCGTTCCGGATTGCCCTCAGTGTCCAGTTCGTGCTGCTTGGTTTCGGCGTTGTGGCCATGCTGGTATGCCGGCGCAAGGTCCGGCGGCAGATGGCGGCGCAGGGCGTTGTGGTACCGCCCCTCCGCAGTGCCCTGGCCCGCCAGCGCCGGGAAAACCTGGCCCGGCGCAGCAAGGCGGCAGCGGCGGACGACTAG
- a CDS encoding proteasome assembly chaperone family protein, translated as MLERISGSLLDPDALYASNIELFHSPELKGLNLVMGFTGFADAGQVVKQINAELLDSLDAQPVAVFDADQLIDYRSRRPHLTFVEDHLQDYQEPRLALYRLVDGLGSPFLLLAGFEPDLQWERFARAVVGIVEKLEVNLVTWIHSIPMPVPHTRPVGVTVHGNRPELIEGISVWKPTVEVPAAVGHILELRLVEAGRNVAGYVIHVPHYLAEAEYPTAAVAGLEYLGAATSLMLPSDRLREAGREVSRQIAEQIDASEEVQQVVSRLESRYDEKAEGTVRRSLLADENDELPNADVLGAAVEAYLARENPSH; from the coding sequence GTGCTTGAACGGATCTCCGGCTCCCTGCTGGACCCCGACGCGCTTTATGCAAGCAACATTGAGCTGTTCCACAGCCCGGAGCTCAAGGGGCTGAACCTGGTGATGGGCTTCACCGGATTCGCCGACGCCGGGCAGGTGGTGAAGCAGATCAATGCCGAACTGCTGGACTCGCTCGACGCCCAGCCCGTTGCCGTCTTCGACGCCGACCAGCTGATCGATTACCGCTCCCGCAGGCCGCACCTGACCTTTGTCGAGGACCACCTGCAGGACTACCAGGAACCCCGGCTCGCCCTCTACCGGCTCGTGGACGGCCTGGGCAGCCCCTTCCTGCTGCTGGCCGGCTTCGAACCGGACCTGCAGTGGGAACGGTTTGCCCGCGCAGTAGTGGGCATTGTGGAAAAACTCGAGGTCAACCTGGTCACCTGGATCCACTCAATCCCCATGCCCGTTCCGCATACCCGCCCGGTGGGCGTCACGGTCCACGGCAACCGGCCGGAGCTCATCGAGGGCATCTCGGTGTGGAAGCCCACCGTGGAAGTGCCCGCGGCCGTGGGGCACATCCTTGAACTTCGCCTCGTGGAGGCAGGCCGCAACGTGGCCGGCTACGTTATCCACGTGCCGCACTACCTGGCCGAGGCCGAATACCCCACGGCCGCCGTCGCAGGACTGGAGTACCTGGGTGCCGCCACCTCCCTGATGCTTCCCTCGGACCGGCTCCGCGAAGCCGGCCGTGAGGTCAGCCGCCAGATCGCCGAGCAGATCGACGCCTCCGAGGAAGTCCAGCAGGTGGTGTCCCGGCTTGAATCCCGGTACGACGAAAAGGCCGAGGGAACTGTCCGCCGCTCGCTCCTGGCGGACGAAAATGACGAACTGCCCAATGCTGATGTCCTCGGTGCCGCTGTCGAGGCCTACCTCGCCCGCGAAAATCCCAGCCACTAG
- a CDS encoding RNA polymerase sigma factor has translation MTPSSTKKDPAAQDELSAEQKQAATNAKRAATRAANKASAGEAGADGKREPKKRGPKPGAKAAAEAAGKSASDADDDVEEVEEDLDDIILEGPDVVEEDAEADPVKGAAGSGKGFVYSDADDDDAPVQQVMSAGATADPVKDYLKQIGKVALLNAEQEVDLALRIEAGLFAEEKINADDGSMDPKYKRELEFIIHDGKRAKNHLLEANLRLVVSLAKRYTGRGMLFLDLIQEGNLGLIRAVEKFDYTKGFKFSTYATWWIRQAITRAMADQARTIRIPVHMVEVINKLARVQRQMLQDLGREPTPEELALELDMTPEKVVEVQKYGREPISLHTPLGEDGDSEFGDLIEDSEAVVPADAVSFTLLQEQLHSVLDTLSEREAGVVAMRFGLTDGQPKTLDEIGKVYGVTRERIRQIESKTMSKLRHPSRSQVLRDYLD, from the coding sequence GTGACCCCGTCTTCCACGAAGAAGGACCCCGCCGCCCAGGACGAACTGTCCGCTGAGCAGAAGCAGGCTGCGACAAACGCCAAGCGGGCCGCCACTCGGGCAGCCAACAAGGCTTCTGCCGGTGAAGCTGGTGCGGACGGCAAGCGTGAGCCCAAAAAGCGCGGCCCCAAGCCCGGCGCGAAGGCCGCCGCTGAGGCAGCCGGCAAATCGGCGTCTGACGCCGACGATGACGTAGAAGAAGTTGAGGAAGACCTCGACGACATCATCCTCGAAGGCCCCGACGTTGTTGAAGAGGACGCCGAAGCCGACCCCGTGAAGGGTGCTGCCGGATCGGGCAAGGGCTTCGTCTACTCTGACGCCGACGACGACGACGCACCTGTCCAGCAGGTCATGTCGGCCGGTGCCACCGCCGACCCCGTCAAGGACTACCTGAAGCAGATCGGTAAGGTCGCACTGCTCAACGCCGAGCAGGAAGTAGACCTTGCGCTCCGGATCGAAGCCGGCCTGTTTGCCGAAGAGAAGATCAACGCGGACGACGGGTCCATGGACCCCAAGTACAAGCGCGAGCTTGAATTCATCATCCACGACGGCAAGCGGGCCAAGAACCACCTGCTTGAGGCCAACCTGCGCCTGGTGGTGTCACTGGCCAAGCGGTACACCGGACGCGGCATGCTGTTCCTGGACCTGATCCAGGAAGGCAACCTGGGCCTCATCCGCGCCGTGGAGAAGTTCGATTACACCAAGGGCTTCAAGTTCTCCACGTACGCCACCTGGTGGATCCGCCAGGCGATCACCCGCGCCATGGCGGACCAGGCGCGCACCATCCGCATCCCCGTGCACATGGTGGAAGTCATCAACAAGCTGGCCCGTGTCCAGCGCCAGATGCTGCAGGACCTCGGCCGCGAACCGACGCCTGAAGAGCTGGCCCTCGAACTGGACATGACGCCCGAAAAGGTGGTCGAAGTCCAGAAGTACGGCCGCGAGCCCATCTCACTGCACACGCCCCTGGGCGAGGACGGCGATTCCGAGTTCGGCGACCTTATCGAGGACTCCGAGGCCGTGGTCCCGGCCGATGCCGTGAGCTTCACCCTCCTTCAGGAACAGCTCCACTCCGTCCTGGACACCCTGTCCGAGCGCGAGGCCGGCGTTGTTGCGATGCGGTTCGGCCTGACCGACGGACAGCCGAAGACTTTAGACGAAATCGGCAAGGTCTACGGCGTCACGCGTGAGCGGATCCGCCAGATCGAATCCAAGACCATGTCCAAACTGCGCCACCCCTCGCGGTCGCAGGTCCTGCGGGACTACCTGGACTAG